From a region of the Candidatus Azobacteroides pseudotrichonymphae genomovar. CFP2 genome:
- the rseP gene encoding RIP metalloprotease RseP produces MIIATTLTKTLQLIVCLSILVTAHEFGHYLFARIFKVRVEKFYLFFNPWFSLFKYKSKSDGTEYGIGWLPFGGYVKITGMVNENLDMETLKQPPNPWEFRIKPAWNRLLIMMGGILMNFILAFFIYSVIIFKYGDSYIPIGKTPLFFNKIAHDVGFQDGDIILAANGKILTRYDDLDLFRVIDAKDVSILRGETKKKIVLPWNFRLQIMSSHMQFADYQPSRVDGLVTGGNAKKALLQIGDKITSVDGNETNSFHILVSQLSKYKNKDVQLGIIRSSKKLKIQVHVDTDGKIGVFSKAQSFFETNRYNFLQAFPAGFTLGIRKFSFYLLQLKFFFTKAGINNIGGFGAIGSQFPSSWNWLIFWNMTALLSITLGIMNLLPIPALDGGHVIFILYEIVTDCQPNEKFMKYAQIVGMILLLSILIYANGMDIFRAFFK; encoded by the coding sequence ATGATTATAGCAACAACTTTAACTAAAACACTGCAACTGATAGTATGTTTGTCTATACTGGTAACTGCTCACGAATTCGGACATTATTTGTTTGCAAGGATATTCAAGGTAAGAGTAGAAAAATTTTATCTGTTTTTCAATCCTTGGTTTTCCTTGTTTAAATATAAATCTAAAAGTGATGGAACCGAATACGGCATAGGATGGCTACCTTTCGGAGGCTATGTGAAAATTACCGGAATGGTAAATGAAAACTTAGATATGGAAACTTTAAAACAACCACCAAATCCTTGGGAATTTCGTATCAAACCTGCGTGGAATCGTCTATTAATCATGATGGGAGGCATATTGATGAATTTTATTTTGGCTTTTTTTATATACTCAGTAATAATATTCAAATATGGAGATAGTTACATTCCAATTGGTAAAACACCTTTGTTTTTCAACAAAATTGCTCATGACGTGGGATTTCAAGATGGGGATATTATTCTTGCTGCCAACGGTAAAATTCTGACACGTTATGATGATTTGGATTTATTTCGTGTAATTGATGCCAAAGATGTTTCGATTTTACGAGGAGAAACAAAGAAAAAAATAGTTTTACCTTGGAACTTTAGATTGCAGATTATGTCCTCCCATATGCAATTTGCTGATTACCAGCCTTCCCGTGTAGACGGATTAGTAACAGGTGGTAATGCAAAAAAAGCACTATTGCAGATAGGAGACAAGATTACATCAGTTGATGGAAATGAAACTAACTCATTCCATATATTGGTATCGCAACTATCTAAATATAAAAATAAGGATGTCCAATTAGGAATTATAAGATCATCTAAAAAATTAAAGATTCAGGTACATGTTGATACCGATGGTAAAATCGGTGTTTTTTCCAAAGCTCAATCATTTTTTGAAACAAATAGATATAATTTTCTGCAGGCCTTTCCCGCTGGATTTACACTTGGAATTCGGAAATTTTCTTTTTATTTACTTCAATTAAAGTTTTTTTTTACCAAAGCAGGTATAAACAACATTGGTGGATTCGGTGCTATCGGAAGCCAATTCCCTTCGTCATGGAATTGGCTAATATTTTGGAATATGACTGCTCTTTTGTCCATTACTTTGGGAATAATGAACCTTTTGCCCATTCCTGCATTGGATGGCGGACATGTAATTTTCATTCTTTATGAGATAGTAACTGATTGTCAACCAAACGAAAAATTTATGAAATACGCTCAAATTGTGGGTATGATTTTACTCCTTTCAATATTAATATATGCTAATGGCATGGATATTTTTAGAGCATTCTTCAAATAG